The window TCTTCCGCTGGATGATCGCGGCCTGCGTGCTCTATCTGATTCAGATCGGACTGGGGGCCATCAACCTGTGGATGGGGTTCCCCGCTCTGCTGAACACGCTGCACCTCGGGCTGGCGACAGCGATTTGGGCGGCGGTCGTCATCGCCTGGGTGTGGGCGCTGGGGGAGGCCCAGTGGGCCGAGCCGGCCCTTCAGGAGGCGGTGCGGTTGCGTCACCTCTGGGAGCCTTATTTCACCCTCACCAAGCCGGGGATCGTGGCCCTGCTGCTGGTGACCACGGCCGGGGCGATGCTGATCGCCCAGAGCGGATTGCCCCCCATCCTCACCTTCATCTACACCCTGCTGGGAGGGTTCCTGGTCTCCGGTGGGGCCAACGCCATGAACAATGTGTGGGATGCGGACCTGGACCAGCGGATGCACCGCACCGCCCGGCGCCCGATCCCGGCCGGGCGCATCGGCCGGCGGGAGGCTGCGGTGGTGGCCTTGCTTTTCTCTGCCCTTGGGTTGCTCCTGTTGTGGACCTTCGTCAACGCCACGGCGGCGGGGCTGGCCCTGGCCGGCTGGATCTGGTATGTGGGGATCTACACGATGATCCTCAAGCGCTGGAGCCCCCAGAACATCGTGATCGGCGGGGCGGCGGGAGGGTTCGCGCCGCTGGTGGGCTGGGCCGCGATCACCGGCCGCGTGGATCCCATGGCCCTTTTCCTTTTCGCGTTGATCTTCTTCTGGACGCCGCCCCATACCTGGGCCTTCGCCATTCTCACCGAGCGGGATTACCGGGAGGCGGGGATCCCGATGCTGCCGGTGGTCACCGGCGCCCGCCCGGCGGCCCTCCAGGCGCTGATCTACACGGGGATCCTGGCGGCTCTCGGCCTCGCGCCTTTCCTGATGGGGGCCATGGGTCGGCTGTATCTGGCCGGGTCCCTCCTGTTGAACGCTTGGCTGTTGGGGCTGGCCCTTCGCCTTTGGCGGGATCCCTCCAAGGCCCATGCCCGCCGGCTTTATCACGCTTCCAACGCCTATCTTTTCATGTTCTTCGTGATGATGGCTGTGGACCGTCTGGTTCGGCTGTGAACCGGGGCTCCGGGAGATTTTGGAGAGCGCTCGGGTCCCGTGTGATCATGATGGCATCCGGCGATGGGGAGGGATCCGGCCATGGACGTGCGAGGAGGTCCCGCAGCCGCGCGGCCTCTGCGTTCTCCTGAGAGATCCCCTGCGATCTTCCGGAAGAGCGTTCTGCTTCTGCTGCTCCTCCTCGGGGCCCGCTGGCCGGAGCCAGCCCCGCCTCCCCGCGGATCCCCCTCGGATGAGGATCCTCAGGCCCTGCGTCGGTCCCTTCGGGAAGCCCGAAAAGAGGCGCCCAGACCCCGCCGGCGGAGAGGG is drawn from Thermoflexus hugenholtzii and contains these coding sequences:
- a CDS encoding heme o synthase codes for the protein MANGKSGKGLRGLLVLTALVIGLLTAWGALVRSTGSGLGCPDWPLCHGRLFPPMEDLAAWLEWIHRLLAASATPLLFLSALLAWRRERQPALYRPLFWALGLVFGQALLGGLTVILELPPTIVAVHLAMALSILALTLVAATRAFAPWAARPPHRDLAAIQPAAAAVRAIGMVGLALFALTLVGATVTGSGASWACSSWPFCEGWTIWPGDLLGRVHMLHRLVALGVGVALIWLAVRLAAWPGIPRGIFRWMIAACVLYLIQIGLGAINLWMGFPALLNTLHLGLATAIWAAVVIAWVWALGEAQWAEPALQEAVRLRHLWEPYFTLTKPGIVALLLVTTAGAMLIAQSGLPPILTFIYTLLGGFLVSGGANAMNNVWDADLDQRMHRTARRPIPAGRIGRREAAVVALLFSALGLLLLWTFVNATAAGLALAGWIWYVGIYTMILKRWSPQNIVIGGAAGGFAPLVGWAAITGRVDPMALFLFALIFFWTPPHTWAFAILTERDYREAGIPMLPVVTGARPAALQALIYTGILAALGLAPFLMGAMGRLYLAGSLLLNAWLLGLALRLWRDPSKAHARRLYHASNAYLFMFFVMMAVDRLVRL